A region from the Thermanaeromonas sp. C210 genome encodes:
- a CDS encoding NADH-quinone oxidoreductase subunit A, producing MVAVFLLGAIGVAVGAIAANWLVRPKRPATGAKGETYECGLETQGPTWVQFKISYFLYALIFLLFDVETVFLYPWAVKFKVLGWFAFAEMIIFIGILVLGLWYAWKEGALEWR from the coding sequence ATTGTGGCTGTATTTTTGTTGGGAGCCATAGGGGTGGCCGTGGGGGCCATTGCGGCCAACTGGTTGGTAAGGCCCAAGAGGCCGGCCACAGGGGCTAAAGGAGAAACCTATGAGTGCGGTCTGGAAACCCAGGGGCCCACATGGGTCCAGTTTAAGATCAGCTACTTCCTGTACGCCCTCATTTTTCTTTTGTTTGACGTGGAGACGGTATTCTTGTATCCCTGGGCCGTAAAATTCAAAGTTCTAGGTTGGTTTGCCTTCGCGGAGATGATTATTTTTATAGGTATTCTAGTTCTGGGTCTGTGGTATGCCTGGAAGGAGGGAGCCCTGGAGTGGAGGTAG
- a CDS encoding NADH-quinone oxidoreductase subunit C: protein MRDWTDLERRFPGVEAGQGRDMPVLKVPVERLMEVMIALKKEYGFNFLSDLTGVDEPAKERLVLVYHLMAVPQGKMLRVKVELPRANPRVPSLAGVWPAADVQEREAYDLLGIIFTGHPDLRRILCPDDFEGHPLRKDFRVTREEVSTQ, encoded by the coding sequence ATGAGGGACTGGACGGATCTGGAGAGGCGTTTTCCGGGCGTAGAGGCGGGGCAGGGGCGCGATATGCCAGTGTTAAAGGTACCGGTGGAACGGCTAATGGAAGTGATGATAGCCCTGAAAAAAGAATACGGTTTCAACTTCCTGTCGGACCTTACGGGGGTCGATGAGCCCGCTAAAGAGCGGTTAGTTTTGGTATACCATTTGATGGCCGTGCCCCAGGGAAAGATGCTGCGGGTAAAGGTAGAACTGCCTCGGGCGAACCCCCGTGTCCCATCGCTGGCTGGGGTCTGGCCGGCTGCGGACGTACAAGAGCGCGAAGCTTATGACCTGTTGGGGATTATCTTTACCGGACATCCCGATTTAAGGCGCATCCTCTGTCCGGACGATTTTGAGGGACATCCCCTGCGTAAAGATTTCCGGGTAACTCGGGAGGAGGTGAGCACTCAGTGA
- a CDS encoding NADH-quinone oxidoreductase subunit D — translation MGPQHPSTHGVYRAVLTLDGETVVGVRNVVGYLHRGLEKLAEDRTYTQFIPYTDRLDYLAAMLNNLGYVQAVEKLLEIQVPERAEYLRVIMAELSRIASHYVMVASMALDLSGWTAWFPPFRDREKILDLFEMTCGSRLTLSYMRIGGVAADIPPEFIPALQSFLKELPRGLEEINGLVTGNEIFQARCRGVGKIDLETALAYGVTGPNLRACGLPFDLRKVQPYGIYDRFEFDVPTLNNGDAYDRFVIRLLEIEQSARIIAQALRDLPEGPVLAKVPRVIKPPEGEVYHQIEGAKGILGFYVVSDGSSKPYRLHIHSPSFVNLGAFPLMAAGGTVQDAVATLASIDIVLGEVDR, via the coding sequence ATGGGCCCGCAGCACCCCAGTACCCACGGGGTTTACCGGGCCGTGCTCACCCTAGACGGCGAGACGGTAGTAGGAGTCCGGAACGTGGTGGGTTATCTCCATCGCGGCCTGGAAAAGCTGGCCGAAGATCGTACCTATACCCAGTTTATTCCCTATACGGATCGCCTCGATTATCTGGCCGCTATGCTTAATAACCTGGGATATGTGCAGGCCGTGGAAAAACTCTTGGAAATTCAGGTTCCGGAGAGGGCCGAGTACCTGCGGGTCATCATGGCCGAGCTCTCCCGGATAGCAAGCCACTACGTTATGGTGGCGTCCATGGCCCTGGATTTGAGCGGCTGGACGGCGTGGTTTCCCCCTTTCCGGGACCGGGAGAAGATCCTTGATCTTTTCGAAATGACCTGCGGCTCCCGCCTGACTTTAAGCTATATGCGTATCGGGGGTGTAGCCGCCGACATCCCGCCGGAATTTATCCCGGCTTTACAGAGCTTTTTGAAGGAGCTTCCCCGTGGTCTGGAGGAGATTAACGGGCTGGTGACGGGGAATGAGATCTTTCAGGCGCGGTGCCGGGGAGTGGGAAAGATAGATTTGGAGACGGCGCTGGCCTACGGTGTTACCGGTCCCAATTTGAGGGCCTGCGGCTTGCCCTTCGACCTGCGGAAGGTCCAGCCCTACGGGATTTACGACCGCTTTGAATTTGACGTTCCCACCTTGAACAACGGCGATGCCTACGACCGGTTTGTAATCCGCCTGTTAGAGATAGAACAGAGTGCCAGGATTATTGCCCAGGCCTTACGAGACTTGCCGGAAGGGCCTGTTTTGGCCAAGGTTCCCAGGGTAATCAAGCCGCCGGAGGGCGAAGTTTACCACCAGATCGAGGGGGCTAAGGGTATTTTGGGTTTCTATGTGGTGAGCGACGGGTCGTCCAAGCCATATAGGTTGCACATCCACAGCCCTTCCTTTGTAAACCTGGGGGCCTTCCCGTTGATGGCTGCCGGGGGCACCGTTCAGGATGCGGTGGCTACCCTTGCTTCCATCGATATCGTACTGGGCGAGGTAGATCGCTAA
- a CDS encoding ribonuclease HII, whose protein sequence is MGRELYRLEEQLAARGIRYIAGVDEVGRGPLAGPVAAGAVILPPGFYLAELVDSKKLSPGRRKRLAVQIMEKSLAWAVGWASVLEIDCLNIAVASRLAMQRAVAGLAITPEHILVDAFYLPGINIPQTPLIAGDNLSASIAAAAILAKVARDKLMEDYDRVFPGYGFGRHKGYPTREHRAALAALGPTPIHRHSFRLKGVR, encoded by the coding sequence ATGGGTCGGGAGCTTTACCGCTTGGAGGAGCAGTTGGCTGCGCGGGGTATCCGTTATATAGCCGGGGTGGACGAGGTGGGGCGGGGTCCCCTGGCCGGGCCCGTAGCGGCAGGTGCTGTGATTCTGCCCCCCGGTTTTTACTTGGCTGAGCTGGTCGATTCTAAGAAACTTTCGCCCGGCCGGCGCAAGAGGCTGGCGGTGCAAATTATGGAAAAGAGTTTGGCCTGGGCCGTTGGCTGGGCTTCGGTTCTCGAAATCGACTGCCTGAACATTGCTGTGGCCTCGCGTCTGGCCATGCAGCGGGCGGTGGCCGGACTAGCCATTACTCCGGAGCATATCCTAGTGGACGCCTTTTATCTGCCGGGCATTAATATTCCCCAGACCCCCCTCATCGCCGGGGACAACCTGAGCGCTTCCATAGCTGCCGCGGCCATTCTAGCCAAAGTGGCGCGGGATAAACTTATGGAAGACTACGATAGAGTTTTTCCCGGCTACGGGTTTGGCCGGCATAAAGGCTACCCCACCCGTGAGCATCGAGCGGCCCTGGCAGCCCTTGGACCGACTCCCATTCATCGCCATAGCTTTAGGCTGAAAGGGGTAAGGTAG
- a CDS encoding NADH-quinone oxidoreductase subunit B — protein METPPNVLLASVEKLLNYCRAHSFWPLTFGLACCAIEMMAAGGARYDIARFGYEVFRPSPRQADLMIVAGTVTKKMAPLLRRLYDQMPAPKWVVAMGSCSISGGPFVDSYNVVPGVDTLVPVDVYVPGCPPRPEALINGLLKLRDKVVNPKVALVREK, from the coding sequence GTGGAGACGCCGCCTAATGTGCTGCTGGCTTCTGTGGAAAAGTTGCTCAACTATTGTCGGGCCCACTCCTTTTGGCCTCTAACCTTTGGGTTGGCGTGCTGCGCCATTGAGATGATGGCCGCCGGTGGGGCGCGGTACGATATAGCCCGCTTCGGGTACGAGGTATTCCGTCCCTCTCCCCGCCAGGCGGATTTGATGATCGTGGCCGGCACTGTTACCAAGAAAATGGCACCTTTACTGCGACGGCTTTACGATCAAATGCCGGCTCCCAAGTGGGTGGTGGCTATGGGGAGCTGCTCCATCAGCGGGGGTCCCTTTGTGGACTCTTACAATGTGGTTCCGGGGGTCGATACCCTCGTGCCGGTAGATGTGTACGTTCCCGGTTGTCCTCCGCGGCCGGAAGCCCTGATTAACGGCCTTCTCAAACTAAGGGATAAAGTGGTAAATCCCAAGGTAGCGCTGGTGAGGGAAAAATGA
- the ylqF gene encoding ribosome biogenesis GTPase YlqF, producing the protein MNPLLNIQPYLKLVDVVVEVVEARLPASSRCRGIEEFLGTKGLIRVLNKADLALPAATQEWLEHYKEQGIPAVAVNSREGRGVGRLRSLLGEMARKKKERLSRQGRRGPLRAVIVGIPNVGKSSLINRLVGRAATRTGDRPGITRGPQWVRQGDGWELLDTPGVFAPPHREARTAALLTAVGCFPPDIVRPEEAVGELLKALRENNLFLPSTTYGLKGDEPVEAVLEIVGRKRGFLLPGGGVDLERAALFFLREFRRGDLGKATLELPGDLGSADRS; encoded by the coding sequence GTGAACCCACTCCTAAACATCCAGCCCTATTTAAAACTAGTCGATGTGGTGGTGGAGGTTGTAGAAGCCCGCCTGCCCGCCTCTAGCAGGTGCCGGGGCATCGAGGAGTTTTTGGGCACCAAGGGACTTATCCGGGTATTAAATAAGGCGGATCTGGCCTTGCCCGCGGCTACCCAGGAGTGGCTGGAACACTATAAGGAACAAGGGATTCCGGCCGTAGCCGTCAATTCCCGGGAAGGTCGGGGCGTGGGGAGATTGCGTTCCCTGTTGGGGGAGATGGCCCGCAAGAAAAAGGAAAGGTTGAGCCGACAGGGCAGGCGGGGGCCCTTAAGGGCTGTGATAGTGGGAATACCCAACGTGGGTAAATCATCCCTAATCAACCGCCTGGTCGGCAGGGCAGCAACTCGCACAGGTGACCGTCCCGGTATAACCCGGGGTCCCCAGTGGGTCCGCCAGGGGGATGGATGGGAACTGCTGGATACTCCCGGAGTTTTCGCCCCGCCGCACCGGGAGGCCCGAACCGCTGCCCTTCTTACGGCCGTGGGTTGCTTTCCGCCGGATATTGTCCGCCCGGAAGAGGCGGTGGGGGAGTTGCTCAAGGCCTTGAGGGAAAATAATCTCTTTCTTCCCAGCACAACTTACGGCCTCAAGGGAGATGAACCCGTGGAGGCGGTACTGGAGATAGTAGGACGCAAGCGGGGATTCCTGCTGCCCGGAGGAGGAGTGGACCTGGAAAGGGCGGCCCTTTTTTTCCTCCGGGAATTTCGGCGGGGTGACCTGGGCAAGGCTACCCTGGAGCTCCCGGGGGACTTGGGTAGCGCGGATAGGAGTTAG
- a CDS encoding response regulator: MNAENKITVLIADDHPLMREGIRKILSLDPRLAVVGEAEDGQKAVELARVLRPRIVLMDINLPVLNGIEATKIIRREVPQAHVIALTIHDHEEYIVELLKAGVSGYILKDVSAEGLLNAVLQVAEGIQVIHPGITKKVLRFLAQADGQKEGEGRVPLTPREKEILAYVGRGASNRQIASRLFISEKTVKNHLTRIFRKIGVQDRTQAAVYALKHGLTDANLK; the protein is encoded by the coding sequence GTGAACGCGGAGAACAAGATCACGGTTCTCATTGCCGACGATCATCCTCTGATGCGGGAGGGGATACGTAAAATTCTGTCCCTGGACCCGCGCCTGGCGGTGGTAGGGGAAGCGGAGGACGGTCAGAAGGCCGTAGAGCTGGCCCGGGTCCTGCGCCCACGGATTGTTCTGATGGACATAAACTTGCCTGTTTTAAACGGCATCGAGGCTACCAAGATAATCCGCCGGGAGGTGCCGCAGGCGCATGTAATCGCCCTTACCATTCACGACCACGAAGAATATATCGTGGAATTGCTAAAGGCGGGCGTGTCCGGTTATATCCTTAAGGACGTAAGCGCCGAGGGTCTCTTGAATGCCGTGTTGCAGGTGGCGGAAGGCATCCAGGTGATTCACCCGGGTATTACTAAAAAGGTGCTGCGGTTCTTAGCTCAGGCCGACGGACAGAAGGAAGGTGAGGGAAGAGTACCTCTAACGCCCCGTGAAAAGGAGATCCTGGCTTACGTAGGCCGGGGGGCTTCCAACCGGCAAATCGCCAGCCGTTTGTTCATCAGCGAGAAAACCGTAAAAAACCACTTAACACGGATCTTTCGCAAGATAGGCGTCCAGGACCGCACACAGGCAGCGGTTTACGCCTTGAAACACGGATTAACAGATGCTAATCTAAAGTAG